The DNA window TCACTGATCCCCCCGACACAGGTATCTTTCAACAATAATTGCCGCACCGTCGCTGTCATTCCCAGGAGCTGTCTCATCTGCCGCAGCCTTCACCTGAGCAGAGGCATTGCCCATGGCTACGCCATGTCCCGCCCACCTGATCATTTCCGTATCGTTGACCCCGTCACCTATCACCAGCACATCTTTTGAATCGACGCCAAGTCTTTCTGCAACAATTGCAAGTCCTTTGGCCTTGTTGACATCCGGATGTGTTATCTCAACAAAAGCTCCCCACGATGTTGCCGTGTAGATTCTGCCATCAAAATGGGACTTCGTCTTCTCTGCCATAAGAGCAAAATTTTTCTCGTCAAGCGCGATACCCAGAAGTTTAGTGGAATCCACTTTAAAATCCCAGAAACCTTCCCCCAGAGAGACCGGCGGTATTTTTGATATCGTTTCGTAGAATCTGCTCCTTGGATCGCTTCTGTCTATTACATAGAGCCTGTCGTCGCTGTATATCTGTATGTACCAGCCCTCTTTCCTGTAAAAGGAGACCACCTCGGCAGTCAGCTCTATTCCAAGACCCTTTTCGAGCAGGATCTCCTCTGATACAGGATCGCGCACTATTGCTCCGTTGTAGAAAATGCATGGCGTACTGATGCCTATCTCTTTTATCACAGGCAGGGCTGAGGGATACATCCTTCCTGTCGCAACTACAACAGGTATCCCCAATGAAATCGCTGATCTGAGCGCGTTCCTTGTCCT is part of the Synergistetes bacterium HGW-Synergistetes-1 genome and encodes:
- a CDS encoding Cof-type HAD-IIB family hydrolase, whose translation is MSIFDPKLIAVDMDGTILNSSSELSTRTRNALRSAISLGIPVVVATGRMYPSALPVIKEIGISTPCIFYNGAIVRDPVSEEILLEKGLGIELTAEVVSFYRKEGWYIQIYSDDRLYVIDRSDPRSRFYETISKIPPVSLGEGFWDFKVDSTKLLGIALDEKNFALMAEKTKSHFDGRIYTATSWGAFVEITHPDVNKAKGLAIVAERLGVDSKDVLVIGDGVNDTEMIRWAGHGVAMGNASAQVKAAADETAPGNDSDGAAIIVERYLCRGDQ